The following coding sequences are from one Xiphias gladius isolate SHS-SW01 ecotype Sanya breed wild chromosome 14, ASM1685928v1, whole genome shotgun sequence window:
- the LOC120798691 gene encoding nucleolin-like: MAKTDAKRRRKRQSKVVTNEVGEEERNVNTEEDALAESTERKQEEKERDEQEEQTQAVSSAHTLGGTDNAPSESSKTKMAQEMEDIKDEQESQMDTATEENESTPTITVTWAKKSEQGQRSRIKKETNGSQQMVLKQTAVSGKRKAHTNVETTPSKKTKLINDGFCVFVGNLNNSKTFEEVKDKLASYLMTHSLLVQDIRLDRSKKHAHVDLASEMDLMKALTLNGEMILDKPLKIAKAKVKSEDKVKVKAPQLDKKAKDARCLFLKNVPYNATKKDILKIFHKAIAVRFPGGAEGPSQGIAFVEFKNKTIAKKVQQKIQGARIQDRVLIVDFVGETNMPKVTKATDEDNNTKTAVPPNNTLFVSNLSYNVKEKNLKKLFQKAVSIKMPQNKGKSRGFAFVEFANVADAEKALQASQNINICKRAVRVQFFETREKPEKAEVLSKTLIVMGLAEKTTADTLKKAFEGALNARVTVDKETGVSKGFGFVEFESEENCKAVREAMTDCEIDGSKVTVAYAKPKGEKGHPGARGGLAGRPGGPPAGRGAGRGGRDSRGGRGRGAGLPQNAVKEVENKG; the protein is encoded by the exons ATGGCAAAGACAGAC gCTAAAAGACgaagaaaaaggcaaagtaaAGTGGTCACCAATGAAGTTGGAGAAGAAGAGCGCAACGTTAACACTG AGGAGGATGCTCTCGCTGAgagcacagagaggaaacaggaggagaaggagcgaGATGAACAAG AAGAACAGACTCAGGCAGTGTCTTCGGCTCATACACTGGGAGGCACGGACAATGCTCCCAGTGAGAGTTCTAAGACAAAGATGGCACAAGAGATGGAGGACATCAAAGATGAACAAG AATCTCAAATGGACACTGCcactgaagaaaatgaaagtacaCCCACAATAACTGTAACTTGGGCAAAGAAGAGTGAACAAGGACAGAGGAGTCgtattaaaaaagaaaccaacGGAAGTCAACAGATGGTTCTTAAACAGACAGCAG TAAGTGGGAAACGGAAGGCACACACTAACGTTGAGACTACCCCATCAAAGAAAACTAAGCTCATCAATGATG gtttttgtgtttttgttggcaACCTGAACAACTCCAAAACATTTGAGGAGGTCAAAGATAAATTAGCAAGTTACTTAATGACACACAGTCTCCTGGTTCAAGACATCAGATTAGACCGGTCAAA AAAACATGCACATGTAGATTTGGCCTCAGAGATGGACTTGATGAAAGCCTTGACATTAAATGGAGAGATGATCCTTGACAAGCCACTGAAGATCGCTAAAGCAAAGGTCAAAAGTGAGGACAAGGTGAAGGTGAAAGCTCCACAGTTGGACAAAAAAG CCAAAGATGCCAGATGTTTGTTTCTGAAGAACGTCCCATACAAcgcaacaaaaaaagacattctgAAAATCTTCCACAAGGCCATTGCCGTCAGGTTTCCTGGTGGAGCTGAAGGCCCAAGCCAAGG tattGCCTTTGTggagtttaaaaataaaaccattgcTAAGAAAGTACAGCAGAAAATACAAGGAGCCAGGATCCAAGACCGGGTTTTAATTGTGGACTTTGTAGGAGAAACAAATATGCCAAAAGTCACCAAAGCTACTGATGaagacaacaacacaaaaa CTGCAGTTCCTCCAAACAACACCTTATTTGTGAGCAATTTGTCCTacaatgtgaaagaaaaaaacctcaaaaaactCTTTCAGAAAGCTGTTAGCATCAAAATGCctcaaaacaaaggcaaatcAAGAGG ATTTGCGTTTGTTGAGTTTGCAAATGTGGCAGATGCTGAAAAAGCCTTGCAGGCATCCCAAAACATTAACATCTGCAAAAGGGCGGTCAGAGTACAATTCTTTGAAACGAGAGAAAAGCCAGAAAAGGCAGAAG tcctatcaaaaacactgattgtAATGGGCCTTGCTGAGAAGACGACTGCAGATACTCTTAAAAAGGCCTTTGAAGGAGCCCTCAATGCAAGAGTCACTGTAGATAAAGAGACAGGTGTTTCAAAGGG GTTTGGTTTTGTGGAGTTTGAGAGTGAAGAAAATTGCAAAGCTGTCAGAGAAGCCATGACGGACTGTGAGATAGATGGCAGCAAAGTGACTGTGGCTTATGCAAAACCCAAAGGTGAAAAGGGTCACCCAGGTGCCAGAGGAGGCTTGGCGGGGCGTCCTGGCGGTCCGCCTGCAGGTCGGGGGGCAGGCAGAGGTGGAAGAGATAGCAGAGGAG GTAGAGGACGTGGAGCTGGCTTGCCGCAGAATGCTGTTAAAGAAGTGGAAAATAAAGGCTAA
- the LOC120799149 gene encoding probable cation-transporting ATPase 13A3 produces the protein MKTREVKIINKGLEDEMEVWGYRPCLWKMILVGVGAVCSGGLLLLLLYWLPEWGVKGTCTHTSLRDAHTLLLRTTNEFSQWFRAKVHLMLAPGKEPFDSLDLQSTAQLPNGDGDHSVSAVHEEHHGEFAQRQPAQIHYFTHHSTKYYWNDERQIFESYTGLEDVKVSCAGIHSDHSSGLSKTRQDYRRLFFGENEISVRVPSLFKLLIKEVLNPFYIFQLFSVALWSAEDYYYYATAIVLMSVISIATSLYTIKKQYVMLHDMVAAHSVVRVSVCKGNKDIEEAMSTELVPGDVVIIPANGMIMPCDAVLIHGTCIVNESMLTGESVPVTKTSLPSLGEEAAKSYNIEEHKRHTLYCGTQVLQTRFYTGELVKAVVVRTGFSTEKGQLVRSILYPKPTDFKLYRDAYLFLLCLVGVAGIGFIYTIVLSVMNKVPAKTIIIESLDIITITVPPALPAAMTAGIVYAQRRLKRVGIFCISPQRINMCGQLNLVCFDKTGTLTEDGMDLWGIQTAEDGSFSPPESEAARESLVNSAFVACMATCHSLTKIEGELSGDPLDLKMFGATGWILEEPTEEETALHNPIMPTVVRPPKHEVPEANQNNPLTQNMELSESSSCEIGIVRQFPFSSGLQRMSVVVRRLGEKHMDAYLKGAPEIVASLCKRHTVPQSFTETLETYTRQGFRVIALAHRQLESKLSWHKVQSLSRDLVETNMEFLGLIIMQNKIKQETAGVLRELRQANIRTLMVTGDNMLTAISVARDCGMVRAHEKVIIADAVPPKDFQSASITWHYAENPNQAIKDNQTVEINVEEGMCDKRQTLQEQSYHFAVSGRAFAVITEHFPHLVQKLVLRATVFARMAPDQKTQLVEVLQSIDYTVGMCGDGANDCGALKRAHSGISLSELEASVASPFTSSTSNISCVPNLIREGRAALITSFCVFKFMALYSIIQYLSVTLLYSILSNLGDFQFLFIDLAIILIIAFTMSLNPAWKELVWRRPPSSLISGPLLCSVLTQILTCLVFQVLAFVLVRQQSWYEIWTPQSDACNISRSSHSYSLNVTTPHDHRNIRNYENTTLFYVSSFQYLAVAIVFSKGKPFRQPSYKNWPFMLSCIGLYTFLLLIMLHPVPAIDSFLDIVCVPHDWRITLVVIVVVNAAVSFMLEILILDIILWRLVFRSNQGVNRPKETPSAATPQEANDRWGSSLLSWLFCQRNKPPRVRYMHLALELQDDSDWPPRPSTVIYASDPQPHISAPL, from the exons ATGAAGACGAGAGAGGTGAAGATTATAAACAAGGGCCTGGAGGATGAGATG GAGGTGTGGGGGTACCGGCCCTGTCTGTGGAAGATGATCCTGGTGGGCGTAGGTGCTGTTTGCTCCGGTggtctcctgctgctgctgctctattGGCTGCCTGAGTGGGGCGTCAAGggcacttgcacacacacctcGCTGAgggacgcacacacactgctgctcagGACAACA AATGAGTTCAGTCAGTGGTTTCGAGCCAAAGTACACTTGATGTTGGCTCCGGGGAAGGAGCCCTTTGACAGTCTGGATCTGCAGTCCACGGCTCAGCTGCCAAATGGAGACGGAGACCACAGTGTCAGTGCTGTACACGAGGAGCATCATGGGGAATTTGCTCAAAGGCAACCTGCGCAG ATTCACTACTTCACCCACCACAGCACTAAATACTATTGGAATGATGAGAGACAGATCTTTGAGTCGTATAC AGGCTTGGAGGATGTGAAGGTGAGCTGTGCAGGCATCCATTCTGACCACAGCTCTGGGCTTTCTAAAACACGGCAGGACTACAG AAGGTTGTTTTTCGGGGAGAATGAGATCTCTGTAAGAGTGCCCTCTCTATTCAAGCTCCTCATAAAGGAG GTCTTGAATCCTTTTTACATCTTCCAGCTCTTCAGTGTTGCTCTGTGGAGCGCAGAGGACTACTACTATTATGCTACAGCTATAGTTCTCATGTCTGTCATTTCAATAGCTACCTCACTGTATACCATTAAAAAG CAATATGTGATGCTACATGACATGGTGGCAGCACACAGTGTGGTCCGAGTTTCAGTGTGCAAAGGAAATAAAG ATATCGAAGAGGCCATGTCGACAGAGCTTGTGCCCGGTGATGTCGTCATCATTCCGGCGAATGGGATGATCATGCCCTGCGATGCCGTGCTCATCCATGGAACCTGTATTGTAAATGAGAGCATGCTGACAG GAGAGAGCGTGCCAGTTACCAAGACCAGTCTGCCCAGTTTAGGTGAGGAGGCAGCCAAGAGCTACAATATAGAGGAGCACAAGAGACACACCCTGTACTGTGGCACCCAGGTTCTCCAGACCCGCTTCTACACTGGTGAACTGGTGAAGGCTGTTGTTGTCagaacag GCTTCAGTACAGAGAAAGGCCAACTCGTGCGCTCCATCCTCTACCCTAAACCCACGGACTTCAAGCTGTACCGTGATGCCTACCTGTTCCTGCTGTGTCTGGTGGGGGTGGCAGGGATCGGCTTCATCTACACCATCGTCCTCAGTGTAATGAACAAG GTCCCAGCTAAAACCATCATCATTGAGTCTCTGGacatcatcaccatcactgTGCCCCCGGCCTTACCAGCAGCCATGACAGCTGGAATTGTTTACGCACAGCGGCGTCTGAAGCGGGTCGGCATCTTTTGCATCAGTCCCCAGAGGATCAACATGTGTGGTCAACTTAACCTGGTTTGCTTTGACAAG actgGTACTTTGACTGAGGATGGTATGGATCTGTGGGGTATTCAGACAGCTGAAGATGGCAG CTTTTCGCCACCAGAGTCTGAAGCAGCTAGAGAGAGTCTGGTGAACTCTGCGTTTGTGGCCTGCATGGCAACCTGCCACTCACTGACCAAGATAGAGGGCGAACTCTCCGGAGACCCTTTAGACCTCAAGATGTTCGGCGCTACAGGCTGG ATCCTCGAGGAGCCCACAGAGGAGGAGACTGCACTCCACAATCCCATAATGCCCACAGTTGTGCGACCTCCAAAGCATGAAGTCCCTGAAGCCAATCAGAACAATCCATTAACTCAGAACATG gagCTGTCTGAATCATCG TCCTGTGAGATTGGTATCGTGCGTCAGTTCCCCTTCTCCTCTGGGCTGCAGAGGATGAGTGTGGTGGTCAGGAGGTTGGGGGAAAAACACATGGACGCCTACTTGAAAGGAGCGCCAGAGATTGTGGCCAGCCTCTGCAAACGGCACACAG TCCCACAGAGTTTCACAGAGACTCTGGAAACCTACACCAGACAGGGCTTCAGGGTTATTGCCCTGGCACATCGACAGCTGGAGTCCAAACTCTCCTGGCACAAAGTCCAAAGCCTCAGCAG GGACCTGGTAGAGACCAACATGGAGTTCCTCGGTTTGATCATCATGcagaacaaaataaagcagGAGACTGCCGGCGTTTTACGTGAATTACGACAAGCTAATATCCGCACTTTGATGGTTACAG GTGACAACATGCTGACGGCCATATCGGTGGCTCGAGACTGTGGGATGGTCCGTGCACATGAGAAGGTCATTATAGCAGATGCCGTGCCTCCGAAAGATTTCCAGTCCGCCAGTATCACATGGCACTACGCTGAAAACCCCAATCAGGCCATCAAGGACAATCAG ACCGTGGAGATAAACGTGGAGGAAGGGATGTGTGACAAGCGACAGACTCTGCAGGAGCAAAGCTATCACTTTGCTGTTAGTGGCAGAGCCTTCGCTGTTATCACCGAGCACTTCCCTCATCTTGTCCAAAAG CTCGTGCTGAGAGCCACCGTGTTTGCCCGCATGGCTCCAGACCAGAAGACCCAGCTGGTGGAAGTCCTGCAGAGCATCGA CTACACTGTTGGGATGTGTGGTGATGGTGCTAATGACTGTGGA gctcTGAAGAGGGCTCACAGTGGGATTTCTCTGTCCGAGCTGGAGGCTTCTGTCGCTTCAcccttcacctcctccacctcaaaCATCTCCTGTGTCCCCAACCTCATCAG GGAGGGTCGAGCTGCCCTCATAACGTCATTCTGCGTATTCAAGTTCATGGCTCTCTACAGCATCATCCAGTACCTCAGCGTCACCCTGCTCTACTCA ATCCTCAGCAACTTGGGGGACTTCCAGTTCCTCTTCATTGACCTTGCCATCATTCTCATCATCGCCTTTACAA TGAGTCTGAACCCGGCGTGGAAGGAGCTGGTGTGGCGTCGCCCCCCGTCCAGTCTGATCTCCGGCCcgctgctctgctctgtgctgACCCAGATCCTCACCTGCCTGGTCTTCCAAGTCCTGGCTTTCGTCTTAGTGCGACAGCAGAGCTGGTATGAGATATGGACACCTCAGTCAGA CGCCTGTAATATTTCCCGCTCCAGTCATTCTTACAGCCTGAACGTTACAACTCCTCACGACCACAGAAACATCAGGAACTACGAGAACACCACCCTCTTCTACGTCTCCTCCTTCCAGTACTTGGCTGTGGCCATTGTCTTCTCCAAGGGAAAGCCATTCAGACAGCCGAGCTACAAGAACT GGCCATTCATGCTGTCCTGCATCGGTCTGTAtacttttcttctcctcatcaTGCTGCATCCTGTTCCTGCCATCGACAGCTTCCTAGAT ATCGTGTGTGTTCCCCACGACTGGCGCATTACACTGGTCGTCATTGTCGTAGTGAATGCGGCTGTGTCTTTCATGCTGGAG ATTTTGATCCTTGACATCATCTTGTGGAGACTAGTTTTCAGAAGCAATCAGGGGGTAAATCGCCCCAAAGAGACCCCCTCTGCTGCCACACCTCAG GAGGCCAATGACCGCTGGGGCTCGTCGCTCCTCTCCTGGTTGTTCTGTCAGAGAAACAAGCCTCCAAGGGTGCGCTACATGCACCTGGCCCTGGAGCTGCAGGATGACTCCGACTGGCCCCCCAGACCCTCCACTGTCATCTACGCCAGCGATCCACAACCCCACATCTCAGCCCCCCTCTGA